From Fusobacterium russii ATCC 25533:
TATATTTTTAGCAACTTTATTATGGATATTTTTTAGGACAAAAACAGGGCTTGCAATAAGTACAGTGGGGCAAAATGATAAATTTGCCAAAGCGACAGGAATAAATATAGAAAAAGCAAGAATAAAGTCAGTAGTTCTATCAACTGTACTTGCAGCAATTGGAATAATTGTTTATCAACAGAGTTTTGGCTTCATTCAATTATACTTGGCACCTTTTAATATGGCATTCCCTGCAATAGCTGCTATATTAATTGGGGGAGCTGCAGTTAATAGAGCAACAATTTGGAATGTATTTATAGGTACATTCTTATTCCAAGGTATACTTACTATGACACCTACAGTTATGAATGCAATAATTCAAACTGATATGTCAGAAACAATAAGAATAATAATTTCGAATGGTATGATTTTATATGCTTTAACTAGAAAGGATGGTGGAACTCGTGGATAAAAAAATCAAAAATTTTCTGATAAATAACAGTGTTCCTATATTGATGTTAGCTGTTATTTTAATAACTTTTCCACTTTCTGGTTTGAGTTTAAGCTATATAGCACATGAGATGATTTTAAGAATTTCAAGAAATTTATTTTTAGTGTTATCACTTCTTATCCCAATAGTTGCAGGTATGGGGCTTAACTTTGGAATAGTCCTTGGAGCTATGGGAGGACAAATTGCATTGATTTTAGTTTCTGATTGGCATATTTTAGGGTTACAAGGAGTATTTTTAGCTATGATTTTATCTTTACCTCTTTCTATTTTTTTAGGATATTTAGGAGGAATTGTATTAAATAGAGCAAAAGGTAGAGAAATGATAACTTCTATGATGTTAGGATTTTTTATAAATGGAGTTTATCAATTAATAGTTTTATACTCTATGGGGAAAATAATTTCCATTAAAGACAAATCGATATTGCTGTCATCAGGAAGAGGTATAAGAAATGCTATAGATCTTACAGGTATTGCAGGAAGCTTAGATAAAACATTTTCTTTAAAAATTTTAGATTTCAATATACCTATACTCACTATTCTTTTAATCGGACTTCTTTGTGTATTTATAATTTGGTTTAGAAAAACAAAACTTGGTCAAGATATGAAGGCAGTTGGACAGGATATGGAAGTTTCAAAATCTTCAGGTATAGAGGTTAATAAAGTTAGAGTATACTCAATAGTAATTTCAACTGTTTTAGCAGGTATTGGACAAATAATTTATCTTCAAAATATAGGAACTATGAATACATATAACTCACATGAACAAATAGGAATGTTCTCAGTGGCGGCTTTATTAATAGGAGGGGCATCAGTTGCAAAGGCTTCGATTCCAAATGCAATAAGTGGAGTTATTTTATTTCATATGATGTTCATATTAGCACCTACAGCTGGAAAAGAACTTATGGGTTCAGCACAAATAGGAGAATATTTTAGAGTATTCATTTCCTATGGAATAATAGCACTTGTTTTAACAATGTATGAATGGAGAAGAAAAAAAGAAAAAGAGAGAGAAAGAGAAAAAGCTATGAGTTTGGAACTTAATAAGAAGGTGAGCAAATGAATAAAATAGCGAAAATATTGACAATAGTTTTAATACTATTTGTTATATCAGTACTTCTTTTTATAACAGGGAAAAGACATGATATACTTATAGATAATAATACAACCAATCCAGTTAAATATAGTGTAAATGGAGAAGACTATAAAGTTTTAGATGCAAAGAAAAAAATTAAAGTATTTTCAAAGGGATTGAGCAATGTCATATATTTAAAAACCATTGATAATAAAGTAATAGAGAAAGATTTACCTTCTAAAGATATAAATGTTTTTGTCAATGAGATGGTGAAAGATTCTGATAATTGGTATGAGGTAATAGAAATAGTAAATAATTAGAAAAATAATTATATATGAAGTACCATTTCTTCTTAGCTGACTATAAATACTTGCAAATTTTAAGAAAGTATGATAGAATCTAAAAGCTCTAATGCAAAT
This genomic window contains:
- a CDS encoding DUF6672 family protein, which gives rise to MNKIAKILTIVLILFVISVLLFITGKRHDILIDNNTTNPVKYSVNGEDYKVLDAKKKIKVFSKGLSNVIYLKTIDNKVIEKDLPSKDINVFVNEMVKDSDNWYEVIEIVNN
- a CDS encoding ABC transporter permease, with amino-acid sequence MVELVDKKIKNFLINNSVPILMLAVILITFPLSGLSLSYIAHEMILRISRNLFLVLSLLIPIVAGMGLNFGIVLGAMGGQIALILVSDWHILGLQGVFLAMILSLPLSIFLGYLGGIVLNRAKGREMITSMMLGFFINGVYQLIVLYSMGKIISIKDKSILLSSGRGIRNAIDLTGIAGSLDKTFSLKILDFNIPILTILLIGLLCVFIIWFRKTKLGQDMKAVGQDMEVSKSSGIEVNKVRVYSIVISTVLAGIGQIIYLQNIGTMNTYNSHEQIGMFSVAALLIGGASVAKASIPNAISGVILFHMMFILAPTAGKELMGSAQIGEYFRVFISYGIIALVLTMYEWRRKKEKEREREKAMSLELNKKVSK